The following coding sequences lie in one Deinococcota bacterium genomic window:
- the groL gene encoding chaperonin GroEL (60 kDa chaperone family; promotes refolding of misfolded polypeptides especially under stressful conditions; forms two stacked rings of heptamers to form a barrel-shaped 14mer; ends can be capped by GroES; misfolded proteins enter the barrel where they are refolded when GroES binds), whose amino-acid sequence MAKELVFQEEARRSLERGVNAVANAVKVTLGPRGRNVVLEKKFGSPTITKDGVTVAKDIELSNGLENIGAKLLIEIASKTNDITGDGTTTATVLGQSIVREGLRNVAAGANPLALKRGIDKAVEVAVAEIRTMAKSIEDSKAIAEVAAISANSREIGDLIAEAMDKVGKDGVITVEESKTLDTDLTVVEGMQFDKGYLSPYFITDSEAMEVVLEDAYILIHEKKISALKDLLPVLEQVAQTGKPLLIIAEDIEGEALATLVVNKLRGTLNIAAVKAPGFGDRRKEMLKDIASVTGGEVVSEELGLKLENTKMDMLGRAKRIRISKDETTVIEGQGDTKGIEARVKAIRGEIDNTDSDYAREKLQERLAKLAGGVAVIRVGAATETELKEKKHRFEDALSTARSAVEEGVVAGGGVTLIHAIGAVEGLLASLEGDEKTGARILMRALEEPARQIALNAGAEGSVVVNAIKGKNDGRYGYNAETGEFVDDMIKAGIVDPAKVTRAALQNAASIGSLLLTTEAVIADKPEKEKGAPGGAPDMGGMGGMGGMDF is encoded by the coding sequence ATGGCTAAAGAACTAGTTTTCCAAGAAGAAGCCCGTCGCAGCTTGGAGCGCGGCGTCAACGCCGTCGCCAACGCGGTCAAAGTCACCTTGGGCCCCAGGGGCCGTAACGTGGTCCTCGAGAAGAAGTTCGGCTCGCCGACCATCACCAAGGACGGCGTGACCGTCGCCAAGGACATCGAACTCTCCAACGGCTTGGAGAACATCGGCGCCAAGCTGCTCATCGAGATCGCCAGCAAGACCAACGACATCACCGGTGACGGCACCACCACCGCCACCGTGCTCGGCCAGTCGATCGTCCGCGAGGGCCTCCGCAACGTCGCCGCCGGCGCCAACCCGCTGGCCCTAAAGCGCGGTATCGACAAGGCCGTCGAAGTGGCCGTCGCAGAGATCCGCACCATGGCCAAGTCGATCGAGGACTCCAAGGCCATCGCCGAAGTCGCCGCCATCAGCGCCAACAGCCGTGAGATCGGCGACCTGATCGCCGAGGCGATGGACAAGGTCGGCAAGGACGGCGTCATCACCGTCGAGGAGTCGAAGACTTTAGACACCGACCTCACCGTGGTCGAGGGCATGCAGTTCGACAAGGGCTACCTTAGCCCCTACTTCATCACCGACTCCGAGGCGATGGAAGTGGTCTTAGAAGACGCCTACATCCTCATCCACGAGAAGAAGATCTCGGCCTTGAAGGACCTCCTGCCGGTCCTGGAGCAGGTCGCCCAGACCGGCAAGCCGCTGCTCATCATCGCCGAGGACATCGAAGGCGAAGCACTCGCCACCCTGGTCGTCAACAAGCTGCGCGGCACCCTGAACATCGCCGCGGTCAAGGCCCCCGGCTTCGGCGACCGCCGCAAGGAGATGCTCAAGGACATCGCCTCGGTCACCGGCGGCGAAGTGGTCAGCGAAGAGCTCGGCCTCAAGCTCGAGAACACCAAGATGGACATGCTCGGCCGCGCCAAGCGCATCCGCATCTCCAAGGACGAAACTACCGTCATCGAGGGCCAGGGCGACACCAAGGGCATCGAAGCCCGCGTCAAGGCGATCCGCGGCGAGATCGACAACACCGACTCCGACTATGCCCGCGAGAAGCTCCAGGAGCGCCTCGCCAAGCTGGCCGGCGGCGTCGCGGTGATCCGCGTCGGCGCGGCCACCGAGACCGAGCTCAAGGAGAAGAAGCACCGCTTCGAGGATGCGCTCTCGACCGCCCGTTCGGCCGTCGAAGAGGGCGTCGTCGCCGGTGGCGGCGTCACCCTGATCCACGCCATCGGCGCGGTCGAAGGGCTGCTCGCTAGCCTCGAAGGCGACGAGAAGACCGGCGCCCGCATTTTGATGCGCGCGCTCGAGGAGCCGGCCCGCCAGATCGCCTTGAACGCCGGCGCCGAAGGTTCCGTCGTCGTCAACGCCATCAAGGGCAAGAACGACGGCCGCTACGGCTACAACGCCGAGACCGGCGAGTTCGTCGACGACATGATCAAAGCCGGCATCGTCGACCCCGCCAAGGTGACCCGCGCCGCCCTGCAGAACGCGGCCTCGATCGGCTCGCTGCTGCTGACCACCGAAGCGGTCATCGCCGACAAGCCCGAGAAGGAAAAGGGCGCCCCCGGCGGCGCCCCCGACATGGGCGGTATGGGCGGCATGGGCGGCATGGACTTCTAG
- the groES gene encoding co-chaperone GroES, translating into MQLKPLGDKVVVEVIDEPTTTASGIVLPDTAKEKSQRGKVLAVGSGKVLDSGQRVDLEVREGDTVVFAKYGGTEISLDGKDLMILSERDIHAVVQ; encoded by the coding sequence ATGCAGTTAAAACCATTAGGCGATAAGGTCGTCGTCGAGGTCATCGACGAGCCTACCACCACCGCCAGCGGCATCGTCCTGCCCGACACCGCCAAGGAGAAGAGCCAGCGCGGCAAGGTGCTCGCGGTCGGCTCGGGCAAGGTGCTCGACTCGGGCCAGCGCGTCGACCTCGAGGTGAGAGAAGGCGACACCGTGGTCTTCGCCAAGTACGGCGGCACCGAGATCAGCCTAGACGGCAAAGACCTGATGATTTTGAGCGAACGCGATATTCACGCGGTCGTCCAGTAA
- a CDS encoding DUF423 domain-containing protein yields MRPSPLQAAALLGGLAVAFGAFGTHALEGVIEPRRLITFETAVRYQMFHALALLALAALPRGTHRAAPFFLFGSLVFSGSLYGLVFTGAGWLGAVAPIGGVSMISGWAVLLFTAAPRRPQD; encoded by the coding sequence ATGCGCCCCTCCCCGCTGCAAGCGGCGGCCCTCCTGGGCGGGCTGGCGGTGGCCTTCGGCGCCTTTGGTACGCACGCGCTCGAGGGCGTGATCGAGCCGCGGCGACTCATCACCTTCGAGACGGCGGTGCGCTACCAGATGTTTCACGCCCTGGCGCTCTTGGCGCTCGCCGCCCTGCCGAGGGGGACGCATAGGGCCGCGCCCTTTTTCCTCTTCGGCAGCCTCGTCTTTTCGGGCAGCCTCTACGGACTGGTCTTTACCGGCGCGGGCTGGCTCGGCGCGGTGGCGCCCATCGGCGGCGTCTCGATGATCAGCGGCTGGGCCGTGCTTCTCTTCACGGCGGCTCCGCGTCGTCCGCAAGATTAG